CTTCCTCTAGATTCGCGGCGAGGAGGTAGGATAGTCAGATCTCCTTTTTCAGCGTTGTTTTTGTTCCGGGTTGTAGAGGCTTCCACAGCTCTTGCATCGCCGTTAAAGTTTCCGGGTTGTGGAGGCTCCTTCAGCTCTGTGGCGCCGGCTAAGCTTCCGGAACGTGGAGGCTCTTACAGCTCCATTGTTGCCGGCTTCTGGTCCCTTAGCTCTATTCTAGGGtttagtttctttctttttgttggtTTGTTCACTAGTTAAGTTAAGTTGGCTCGGGTTTGTTGGATGAGTTCTCGTCGGAGGACGATGGAAGCTATCTCGTGGAAAGGTTGATGTATGTGTGAAGCCCCCTCCTTGGTCCTTGTATTGAACTTTGGCGGATGAGATCTCGGTCACGATTGATTCTCTCCATGATTAGGCGCGCCTGGGAGGTTTGGCGGTTGcggtgaagaagatgaggagtcAAAGAGTTCCGGTGTGGATCGGTGAATTGGTGGATGATTCTCCAGTGGTAGTCGAGGAGGAGGAGATGGTGCGGTTCGCGATGGAAGGCGGCCCGACATCTGATTCTCTCTTGGACCTACGGGTTGCTGGGTTTGGTTTTTGGGCCTTAAGCCCGTATTAGTGTTTTCGGATTTTTGCTTTCTCGTTTGTAGCCCAATGGTTTTTTGTGGCTTTTGTTGGTTTATGAGGAACTTGGGCTTTGGACCTTTTATTAATATAACAAATCttgatgagaaaaaaaaagaatctatgCCATATCCTACGTTAGTTTTCagttacaaaagaaaatatccTACGTTAGATGCATAGTACAAATAAGAACAACTCAGCAGTAATTAATTACACAGTTGCAACATGTGTGTAAAGAAGCTTCCCAATCATTCACATTAATCTCTTCTCTCCTCTTTAACCTGTTGACCGTAGATAtaggaacaaaaaaaagtcGAATCTCGTACCACCGACACGCACTTTGATAGTGGCATTCCCGTAATTAATTTCAAAACGAGGGGCATTTGGTAGATAACTCTCCACTTTAAGTCATTCTCCTAACGGTGTCGTTCAGACATAACTACGACCCCTTTCTCTTTGTTTCTAAAAGTTCATCTTCTCtgctactttttttttctctctctaaaccTAAACAAAAGCACTGTTTCCCTCTCTCCCAACCACTAAAACACTCCCCACGCGCCACGAACTCCTCCTCCACACACACCACTTCCCCTCCACATGGCGTCGGACGCCGTCAAATATATGCCGATTCACGGCGCAACGACAACAACCGCCGCCGCAGCAGAAATAAGAAGCTTCTTCTCCGCCGTGAAACCGAAAAAAACATCAACTTTCGCTTACGCGTTTGTAATCACCTTCGTCTCTTTCACTCTCTTCTTCGCCTTTAGTCCTTCTCCTAACTCGTCCTCTCCTTGGTTCTCCAacatcttctcttcttcctccttctcCACCGCCGCCGCTCCTTCTTCGTCAAAAACCACTTCCGTCTCTTCGATCTTCTCCTACATAATCCCCAATGTCACTTCAACTAACCCCACCAATAGATCTAGCGACGCCGCGTCTAACACCACCGTTCCCGTCTCCGTTAACTCCACTTCTCCTTCCCTAAGTTCGAGTTCCGTCGTCAAAAACAGTACTTCGCAAGCACCGCCGCCGGAGAATCGAACTCCGGTTGCTAAAAACGCGACCTCTGAATCTCCGATcgtaaaccggaccaaaccggTTGCAAAAACCAACACTTCGCAACCTCTGCTTCCGACAAAATCGAGTAATCAGACACGGACAGCCGACGAAGCTCTGTCTCCGGCGAAATCACCGCCCGTGTCTGTGGCGGATCGGACGGTTAATTCCACCTCATCAACTCCTTCTAAACCGGGAAAGCAAACCGGTTCTGTTTCTTTATTGGAACAAGAGATCAAGAAATGGAGTGAGTCTCTGAAAGACTGCGAGTTCTTCGACGGTGAATGGATCATGGACGATTCGTACCCGCTTTACAAACCCGGTTCGTGTAATATTATCGACGAGCAGTTCAACTGTATTTCAAACGGAAGACCCGACAAAGACTTCCAGAAACTGAAGTGGAAACCTAAGAAATGTAGTTTACCGAGGTAAACGTTAGTGTAATTTAGtattttgaattatatatatgattaataaaTACATGTAATGAAAATGAAGGTTAAATGGAGGTATTATGCTGGAGATGCTTAGAGGAAGAAGGCTAGTGTTCGTGGGGGATTCTCTGAATAGGAACATGTGGGAGTCTCTGGTTTGTATGCTTAAAGGATCGGTTAAAGATGAGAGTAAAGTCTATGAAGCTAGTGGTAGACATCATTTTCGTGGGGAGGCTGAGTACTCTTTTGTCTTCCAGGTAATGGCTTTTTCATTTCTCTTGCaacaattcatttttttttaaatgttttttttttaatttgataggATTATAATTGCACGGTGGAGTTCTTTGTTTCACCGTTCTTGGTTCAAGAAAATGAGATTGTTGACAAGAAGGGAACAAAGAAGGAGACGCTAAGGCTTGATTTGGTTGGGAAGTCTTCAGAGCAGTACAAAGGAGCTGATATTATTGTCTTTAATACCGGGCATTGGTGGACTCACGAGAAAACATCCAAAGGGTAAAAAAGACAACTCCCTTTAATCTATAATGTGAGTTGCTTTGTCTTTGTATTGTGTAATGTAGAactgatattattaatttttaaagggAGGATTATTATCAAGAAGGGAGCAATGTGTATCACGAGCTCGCTGTACTTGAAGCTTTCCGTAAAGCGTTGACCACATGGGGTCGATGGGTAGAGAAGAATGTGAATCCTAACAAGTCTCTTGTTTTCTTCCGGGGCTACTCCGCTTCGCATTTCAGCGGTGGACAATGGAACTCGGGAGGAGCTTGCGATAGCGAGACGGAACCGATCAAGAACGAGACGTACCTTACACCGTACCCGGATAAAATGAAGGTGCTAGAGAAAGTGTTGAAGGGTATGAGAACGCCCGTAACGTATCTTAACATCACTAGATTAACTGACTACAGAAAGGATGGTCACCCGTCCGTGTACCGGAAGCAAAGCTTATCGGATAAAGAGAAGAAAACGCCGTTGCTGTACCAAGACTGTAGCCACTGGTGCCTCCCTGGAGTTCCGGACTCTTGGAACGAGATCTTCTACGCTGAGCTGCTCGTCAAACTCAATCAGCTTGGCCAAACACGACGGAATCCTTAAAAAGGTTTTTTCCATCGCGAACATTTGTTTGATCTCTCAATACTTTTCTTTCTTCTGTTTGATTGTTTTTAGTTGATTATAGaatgtttagagtaaaaaaGATGAAAAGTATGGTTTACTCTCTTATATCTTTGCTACTATTTATTGTAAATCCTTTTGTTACCACGGTTACTATACTTAGCTCCAAAGAGAAGTTACATATTGATATTTTGTTTCCAATAATCGCTGTTACATATGTTTGATGATCTAAATTGAGAATAATTTTTGACTTTCTTAATTACATGTATTATGATGTGGAACATcgttattttttgttattgaaataaAGTTTTGGATTTAGGAATAATGTAAATGTAAACGCAAGACTTTGCATACGGAAGCATGGATTTGAGAGATTGTCGACCACCGACAGTTCCGACAAGTACTTTACGTTtcggaaaataaaatataggatCTGAAGAGAGTGGGTTTGGTCACGACGTCTCAcatgggatgtttggacttttTTTTACTAGGAAGAAAGCTCGTTAAAAAGTCCATTAAGTCTAATGCTTTTATGAGTTCAGTGCGATTGGATCCAACCTGGTGCAGTTGTTCTCCACGTGACTTCTTATTACCTATTTCATCATGTATTAATGTAGGAGTTAATATGGGACATGTGACTATTTGGTTGGAGATTGGGAAAAGTAGATACAATGTGTTTATGTTTGTGTAGAAATTAATTTAAGGAATGCTTAAAAATTGAAGAAAGCTGGAAATATCTGAAAACTGAAGTACGCAGTACGAGACTCAACCATCGTACAAAATAGCTTTATTTAGTGAAAAAGTAGCGAATGACATTTCGTTGCTAGAAAGACCAATACGAACATCTCAACATTCTTGGAGATCCTCGATAAATCCGATAAATGATAGTATTGTATAAATGATATATTCACCATTTTGCTTAAATAGAGTATACTACTTTACAAAATATGGATAAATCAAACCAT
The window above is part of the Brassica napus cultivar Da-Ae chromosome C3, Da-Ae, whole genome shotgun sequence genome. Proteins encoded here:
- the LOC106426307 gene encoding protein trichome birefringence-like; the encoded protein is MASDAVKYMPIHGATTTTAAAAEIRSFFSAVKPKKTSTFAYAFVITFVSFTLFFAFSPSPNSSSPWFSNIFSSSSFSTAAAPSSSKTTSVSSIFSYIIPNVTSTNPTNRSSDAASNTTVPVSVNSTSPSLSSSSVVKNSTSQAPPPENRTPVAKNATSESPIVNRTKPVAKTNTSQPLLPTKSSNQTRTADEALSPAKSPPVSVADRTVNSTSSTPSKPGKQTGSVSLLEQEIKKWSESLKDCEFFDGEWIMDDSYPLYKPGSCNIIDEQFNCISNGRPDKDFQKLKWKPKKCSLPRLNGGIMLEMLRGRRLVFVGDSLNRNMWESLVCMLKGSVKDESKVYEASGRHHFRGEAEYSFVFQDYNCTVEFFVSPFLVQENEIVDKKGTKKETLRLDLVGKSSEQYKGADIIVFNTGHWWTHEKTSKGEDYYQEGSNVYHELAVLEAFRKALTTWGRWVEKNVNPNKSLVFFRGYSASHFSGGQWNSGGACDSETEPIKNETYLTPYPDKMKVLEKVLKGMRTPVTYLNITRLTDYRKDGHPSVYRKQSLSDKEKKTPLLYQDCSHWCLPGVPDSWNEIFYAELLVKLNQLGQTRRNP